The proteins below come from a single Mustela nigripes isolate SB6536 chromosome 14, MUSNIG.SB6536, whole genome shotgun sequence genomic window:
- the LOC132001787 gene encoding NADH-cytochrome b5 reductase-like isoform X3 gives MMDEREEDADEEAWLQLRPVEPLPSQCCGSGCSPCVFDLYHQELAKWEAARASKDRSLLSGEESQSCPSKLSPETFLAFRISAMDRLTEDTYCVRFALPRNCQLGLRPGQHLILRGKVDGLEIQRAYTPISPANAEGYFEVLIKCYPTGLMSQYVRSWSTGDTAFWRGPFGDFFYKANQYGELLMLASGTGLAPMVPVLQTITDNAEDETFVTLVGCFKTFEGIYLKTFLQEQARFWNVRTFFVLSQENSLEKLPQSYQEKTRFGRLAQGLIEELVGSCRRKPFALVCGSAEFTKDMAKCLLCAGLAEDSYFLF, from the exons ATGATGGATGAGAGGGAGGAGGATGCCGATGAGGAAGCCTGGTTGCAGCTTCGGCCAGTGGAGCCCTTGCCCTCCCAGTGCTGTGGCAGTGGCTGCTCACCTTGTGTGTTTGACCTCTATCACCAAGAGCTGGCGAAGTGGGAAGCAGCCCGAGCCAGCAAGGACAGGAgcctgctgagtggggaggagTCACAG AGCTGTCCATCCAAGCTGAGCCCAGAGACCTTCCTGGCCTTCCGCATCAGTGCCATGGACAGACTCACCGAGGACACTTACTGTGTTCGGTTCGCACTCCCCAGGAACTGCCAGCTCGGCCTGCGGCCTGGCCAGCACCTCATCCTACG AGGGAAGGTGGACGGCTTAGAAATTCAGAGAGCCTATACGCCCATCAGCCCTGCCAACGCAGAAGGATACTTTGAAGTTTTAATCAAG TGCTACCCGACTGGGCTGATGTCCCAGTACGTCAGGTCCTGGAGCACAGGAGACACAGCTTTCTGGCGAGGACCTTTCGGCGACTTCTTCTATAAAGCCAACCAG TATGGTGAGCTCCTCATGCTGGCTTCAGGCACTGGCCTGGCCCCCATGGTGCCCGTCCTGCAGACCATAACAGATAATGCAGAGGATGAGACCTTTGTCACCCTGGTCGGCTGCTTTAAGACCTTTGAGGGCATCTACCTGAAGACCTTCCTCCAGGAGCAGGCCCGTTTCTGGAACGTCCGAACCTTCTTTGTTCTCAGCCAG GAGAACTCCCTGGAGAAGCTTCCCCAGAGTTACCAGGAGAAGACCCGCTTTGGCCGCCTGGCCCAGGGCCTGATCGAAGAGCTGGTTGGTTCCTGTCGCAGAAAGCCGTTTGCGTTGGTCTGTGGCTCGGCTGAGTTTACCAAGGACATGGCCAagtgcctgctgtgtgcaggCCTGGCCGAGGACTCCTACTTCCTCTTCTAG